The window AGTTTCGGGCAGTGTGTCTGCCAAAACCAATTATCTGGTTGCCGGCGAGAAAGCGGGATCAAAGCTTACCAAAGCAACTCAGCTTGGCGTTGAGGTGTTAACTGAAGAGCAGTTAATTACATTGCTAACCGAGCACGGTGTTCTTTAACCACAACTAAAGAATATCTGGATTTATAAGCCCCTGAACAGTTTTCATGAGATAGGGGGCTTTTTGATATAAAGGGATATTATGTCTGAGATAACGTTTACCAACGAACAAAAGGCGGTGTTAGTTGAGAAGCTGCAAACTTACTTTGAAAATGAACTGGATCAGGAGATAGGTCAGTTTGATGCTGAGTTCCTGCTTGATTTTGTCTCCAAA is drawn from Thalassotalea sp. PS06 and contains these coding sequences:
- a CDS encoding DUF2164 domain-containing protein translates to MSEITFTNEQKAVLVEKLQTYFENELDQEIGQFDAEFLLDFVSKEMGSYYYNRGLEDARTIVAAKLDTIDDEIYAIEKEIR